Proteins co-encoded in one Halorussus lipolyticus genomic window:
- a CDS encoding VOC family protein: MADERRPAEDFEVTADLPDSPINTTGTDHVTLVGSNAEETIAFYRDLLGMPLVLRQPNLDDPDSTHLFFDTGDGRILTFFVNDDRPSNPRPQRTGVGAVHHLSFSIDPERFVEVREALEDAGRGYNEFDRGIFHSLYTSDHNGLTIELSTDKWAIPDDRRGEVLAAAQRIREEDGADFAEERHLEQALDELGIDAEKFDLPDAPTGAGTP, translated from the coding sequence ATGGCAGACGAACGCCGACCGGCCGAGGACTTCGAGGTCACCGCCGACCTTCCAGATAGCCCCATCAACACCACCGGCACCGACCACGTTACGCTCGTCGGGAGCAACGCCGAGGAGACCATCGCCTTCTACCGGGACCTCCTCGGGATGCCCCTCGTGCTTCGCCAACCCAACTTGGACGACCCCGACTCGACCCACCTGTTTTTCGACACGGGTGACGGGCGTATCCTCACCTTCTTCGTGAACGACGACCGGCCGTCGAACCCGCGGCCCCAGCGCACCGGCGTCGGCGCGGTCCACCACCTCTCGTTTTCCATCGACCCCGAGCGATTCGTGGAGGTCCGCGAGGCCCTCGAAGACGCCGGGCGAGGCTACAACGAGTTCGACCGCGGTATCTTCCACTCGCTGTACACCAGCGACCACAACGGTCTGACCATCGAACTCTCGACCGACAAGTGGGCGATTCCCGACGACCGGCGCGGCGAAGTCCTCGCCGCGGCCCAGCGAATCCGCGAGGAGGACGGTGCCGACTTCGCCGAGGAGCGCCACCTCGAACAGGCACTGGACGAGTTGGGCATCGACGCCGAGAAGTTCGACCTGCCGGACGCGCCGACTGGGGCCGGGACGCCGTAA
- a CDS encoding elongation factor 1-beta yields MGKVAAKIKVMPQSPEIDLDELQETLEDSLPEGAKINGFERDEVAFGLVALLPTVIVPDDTGGTEAVEEGFSNVEGVESVEVQNVGRI; encoded by the coding sequence ATGGGAAAGGTAGCCGCCAAAATCAAGGTCATGCCGCAGAGTCCCGAAATCGACCTCGACGAGCTTCAGGAGACGCTCGAAGACTCGCTCCCCGAGGGCGCGAAGATTAACGGCTTCGAGCGCGACGAAGTGGCGTTCGGCCTCGTCGCCCTCCTCCCGACGGTCATCGTCCCCGACGACACGGGCGGGACGGAAGCCGTCGAGGAGGGCTTCTCGAACGTCGAAGGCGTCGAGAGCGTGGAAGTCCAGAACGTCGGCCGCATCTAA
- a CDS encoding HVO_2753 family zinc finger protein produces the protein MSQSKQKQARRCVSCGINISGTNAASFKCPDCGQQIYRCAKCRKQSNLYECPDCGFMGP, from the coding sequence ATGAGCCAGTCCAAACAGAAGCAGGCGCGACGATGCGTCTCCTGCGGGATTAACATCTCCGGGACGAACGCGGCGTCGTTCAAGTGCCCCGACTGCGGGCAACAGATTTACCGCTGTGCCAAGTGTCGCAAGCAGAGCAACCTCTACGAGTGCCCCGACTGCGGGTTTATGGGTCCGTAA
- a CDS encoding FKBP-type peptidyl-prolyl cis-trans isomerase: protein MSEEQEAEAADAETEEAQAEANEGFQNGDFIRLDYTARTVDDGDIVDTTDPEVAEEEGLDEEEREFEPRTIVIGEGHIFESVEEDLVGKEVGHSGETTIPAEEAFGEYNPEEVKTVSADKIPEDERYPGAHVNVDGDHGHVETIIGGRARVDFNHPLAGEDIEYDYEIVGEVEDRVEQAQGLVSMYIDADLDMWIETDEVEEETIVESDDEDAEPETETETVEKETLYIESTPQLAMNQQWMFQKQQIAQNVMDQLGLDRVIIQETIDGGGMGPMGGMMGGGMGGADLEEALEDADVDEDEIVEELEEAEASDE from the coding sequence ATGAGTGAAGAACAAGAGGCCGAAGCGGCCGACGCAGAGACAGAAGAAGCACAAGCGGAGGCCAATGAAGGGTTCCAGAACGGCGACTTCATCCGTCTGGACTACACCGCGCGCACCGTAGACGACGGCGACATCGTGGACACGACCGACCCCGAAGTCGCCGAGGAGGAGGGTCTCGACGAGGAGGAGCGCGAGTTCGAACCGCGCACCATCGTCATCGGCGAAGGCCACATCTTCGAGAGCGTCGAGGAGGACCTCGTCGGCAAAGAGGTCGGCCACTCGGGCGAGACGACCATCCCCGCCGAGGAGGCCTTCGGCGAGTACAACCCCGAAGAGGTCAAGACCGTCAGCGCCGACAAGATTCCGGAAGACGAGCGTTACCCCGGTGCCCACGTCAACGTGGACGGCGACCACGGTCACGTCGAGACCATCATCGGCGGCCGCGCTCGCGTGGACTTCAACCACCCGCTGGCCGGCGAGGACATCGAGTACGACTACGAAATCGTCGGTGAGGTCGAGGACCGCGTTGAGCAGGCCCAAGGTCTCGTCTCGATGTACATCGACGCCGACCTCGACATGTGGATCGAGACCGACGAGGTTGAAGAGGAAACCATCGTCGAGTCCGACGACGAGGACGCCGAACCCGAGACCGAAACCGAGACGGTCGAGAAGGAGACCCTCTACATCGAGAGCACTCCGCAGTTGGCAATGAACCAGCAGTGGATGTTCCAGAAACAGCAGATCGCCCAGAACGTCATGGACCAGCTCGGTCTGGACCGCGTCATCATCCAAGAGACCATCGACGGCGGCGGCATGGGTCCGATGGGCGGCATGATGGGCGGCGGCATGGGCGGCGCTGACCTCGAAGAAGCCCTCGAAGACGCCGACGTGGACGAGGACGAAATCGTCGAGGAACTCGAAGAAGCCGAAGCCAGCGACGAGTAA